TTGCGATTCGATCCCCACCTGCTGTTCAGAGCTATCATTTCCATCAGGAAAGCATTTCAAGAAGGAATTTAGACCCATCAACacctttgcctgccattcctttTGCACAATGGTTACTCTAGCAGGTCACCTGTTCATCCCATATACCTTTAATATGACAATGTAATTTTCTTTTTGGCGCTAGAGTCCCAGTTCATAAAATACGTATCTCACTTTTATCCCATTGGAATTCAGGGTGGCTTGTATAGTTCTCATATACTCCCGTTTTATTGTTGCAATAGTCCTGTAGGGTAAATTAATCTGAAGAGAAtgcctggctcaaggtcatccagtgaccAACTCAagttggaatttgaacctgggtccaggTTCAACTACTACCTCTTGCTGGATCTAACCAAAGTCTTTTTATTCCCTGCACAAATGCATCCAGTTACAGGAGTCTTTCTTACCTGGTGTGTGTACAAATTCCATTCCTTGCACTATTGTTTTTAATCCAAGCTTTATTTTATAAAATCCTTTATTTCCTACAGCTAATACAGAACAGAACAAATCTCACCGCCAACACAATCTTCATTCTCCTGGGATTCAGCGATCACCCGGAGCTTCAAACTCTTCTTTTCCTGGCTTTCCTCACAATCTTCATGCTTACTGTGGCTGGCAATCTCGTCATCGTTGTGCTTGTTGTCAGCGATGGGCATCTCCAcacccccatgtatttcttcctagGGAATTTGTCCTGTTTGGAGATTTGCTACACATCAACCATCCTACCCAGACTGTTCTTCAGTCTGCTGACTGGGGATAGAACTATTTCTGTTCATGGTTGCATTCTACAATATTTCTTCTTTGGTTCTTTAGCATCTACGGAATGTTACGTTCTGGCCGTGATGTCCTATGATCGATATTTAGCCATATGCAGACCATTGCGATACACATATCTTATGAATGGCAGGATTTGTTTCGGGCTTCTTGCCATCTCTTGGATGACCGGTGTGTTAAACGTCGGTGTAATAACATCACTTTTGTTCAAGCTATTATTTTGTGGCCCCAATGAAATTGAACATTTCTTTTGTGACTTAGCCCCTCTGTTCAAACTTTCCTGCAGCAACACCCACTTAGTGGAACTTGTAACTTTCATTTTTGCCTCCATAAACACCTTGCCTCCATTTCTACTTACCCTGATCTCATACCTGTGTATCATCATTAACATTCTCCAAATGAAGACCAAGGCTTCCAGGCAGAAGGCCTTCTCCACTTGTTCCTCCCATCTCATCGTAGTGACACTTTTTTATGGGTCTCTGATTTGTGTCTATTTACTTCCAGAAACAAACACACGGAAGGAGCTTCATAAAACCTTCTCCCTTTTTTATACCGTCTTCACTCCCATGCTCAACCCGCTTATATACAGTCTGAGAAACAGAGAGATCAAGGCTGCCCTTGCTAGAACTGCCACTAAAATTGTCAATGTAGCTCATTGTCAATGTAACTCATAACTACAACTTCCACT
This genomic window from Euleptes europaea isolate rEulEur1 chromosome 18, rEulEur1.hap1, whole genome shotgun sequence contains:
- the LOC130490781 gene encoding olfactory receptor 1020-like, which gives rise to MVVVVVVVVLIQNRTNLTANTIFILLGFSDHPELQTLLFLAFLTIFMLTVAGNLVIVVLVVSDGHLHTPMYFFLGNLSCLEICYTSTILPRLFFSLLTGDRTISVHGCILQYFFFGSLASTECYVLAVMSYDRYLAICRPLRYTYLMNGRICFGLLAISWMTGVLNVGVITSLLFKLLFCGPNEIEHFFCDLAPLFKLSCSNTHLVELVTFIFASINTLPPFLLTLISYLCIIINILQMKTKASRQKAFSTCSSHLIVVTLFYGSLICVYLLPETNTRKELHKTFSLFYTVFTPMLNPLIYSLRNREIKAALARTATKIVNVAHCQCNS